A single region of the Kwoniella botswanensis chromosome 1, complete sequence genome encodes:
- a CDS encoding tRNA N6-adenosine threonylcarbamoyltransferase: protein MTTAQASSSSTSTTIKKKVSPLTRPSRRLLCLGIEGSANKLGCGVISHSPSPSKRTTKVTVLSNVRHTYITPPGEGFLPSDTARHHRDWIVRVIEEAVRKAGVRWSELDCIAFTKGPGMGTPLQVGALVARTLSLLHGIPLIGVNHCVGHIEMGRQITSSHNPIVLYVSGGNTQVIAYSQQRYRIFGETLDIAIGNCLDRFARVIGLRNDPSPGYNIEVEAKKGRKLVSLPYGTKGMDVSLAGILHSVESYTKDKKYISWDQPASEDVITAYDLCYSLQETAFAMLVEITERAMAHVGARDVLIVGGVGCNLRLQEMMGIMASERNGRVFATDQSFCIDNGIMIAQAGLLAYRMGQITPLEKTGVTQRYRTDAVHVSWRA, encoded by the exons ATGACAACAGCCCAAGCATCAAGcagcagcaccagcaccaccataaagaagaaggtctcTCCGCTTACTCGACCAT CCCGTCGATTATTATGTCTCGGAATAGAAGGATCCGCCAACAAACTAGGCTGCGGTGTAATATCTCACTCCCCCTCACCTTCGAAGAGGACGACCAAAGTGACAGTCTTATCGAACGTACGACATACTTACATTACTCCACCGGGAGAGGGGTTTTTGCCAAGCGATACGGCAAGGCATCATCGTGATTGGATAGTAAGGGTGATTGAAGAAGCTGTTAGAAAAGCTGGTGTGAGATGGTCAGAGCTGGATTGTATCGCTTTtaccaaag GTCCAGGTATGGGTACACCTTTACAGGTCGGAGCATTAGTGGCCAGAACTCTATCGTTGTTACATGGTATACCATTAATAGGTGTGAACCATTGTGTGGGAC ACATCGAAATGGGACGTCAAATAACATCTTCACATAACCCTATCGTCCTCTACGTATCAGGCGGTAATACTCAAGTCATCGCATATTCACAACAGCGCTATAGGATATTCGGCGAGACGTTAGATATAGCCATTGGAAATTGTCTAGATAGGTTCGCCAGGGTGATTGGATTAAGGAATGATCCGAGTCCCGGGTATAACATCGAAGTCGAAGCTAAGAA AGGCAGGAAACTCGTATCCCTTCCATACGGTACGAAAGGCATGGACGTCTCTTTAGCAGGGATCCTTCATTCCGTCGAATCATACACCAAAGACAAAAAATACATCTCATGGGATCAACCCGCCTCGGAAGATGTGATAACGGCGTACGACCTGTGTTACTCATTGCAGGAAACTGCATTTGCGATGTTAGTGGAGATCACTGAAAGGGCGATGGCACATGTGGGGGCGAGGGATGTTTTGATTGTTGGTGGTGTAGGAT GTAATCTACGTCttcaggagatgatgggtatAATGGCTTCGGAGAGGAACGGCAGGGTATTCGCAACTGATCAGAG CTTCTGTATAGATAATGGTATAATGATAGCTCAAGCAGGTTTATTAGCATATAGGATGGGTCAGATTACTCCCCTGGAGAAAACCGGTGTGACgcagag GTATCGTACGGACGCAGTACATGTCTCTTGGAGAGCCTAA
- a CDS encoding heat shock protein sks2, with product MSAEDVFEGAIGIDLGTTYSCVGVWANDRVEIIANDQGNRTTPSYVAFTEGERLIGDAAKNQSAMNPRNTVFDAKRLIGRRFDDADVKKDIKHWPFAVIDKDGSPFVEVDYLNERKSFSPQEISAMVLTKMKEIAEAKLGKTVTKAVVTVPAYFNDSQRLATKDAGTIAGLEVLRIINEPTAAAIAYGLDEKTKEERNVLIFDLGGGTFDVSLLSITGKVFSVKATAGDTHLGGEDFDNTLLEHFKAEFKRKTKLDISDDPRAIRRLRSACERAKRTLSSVTQTTVEVDSLFQGEDFSANITRARFEEINAAAFKSTIEPVEKVLRDSKIPAAKVDDIVLVGGSTRIPKIQSLVSDLFDGRQLNKSINPDEAVAYGAAVQAAVLTGQTSDKTADLLLLDVAPLSLGVAMQGDIFGVVLPRNTPIPSNKSRVFTTVEDNQTTVMFPVYEGERTQCKDNRLLGEFELSGIPPMPRGQAELVCTFEVDANGLLKVSAQDRASGRKAQITIQNSVGRLSSEEIQAMIKDAEQFKNADKDFSARHEAKSDLEAYLHTCEQSISAPELAAKIKRGARGAVEAEIAKALEVLEQEDATADQLKKAQLGVKRAMQKAMASAR from the exons ATGTCCGCTGAAGACGTTTTCGAGGGTGCCATCGGTATCG ATCTTGGTACCACCTACTCATGTGTTGGTGTTTGGGCCAACGACCGAGTTGAAATCATTGCCAACG ATCAAGGTAACAGAACCACTCCATCTTACGTTGCTTTCACTGAAGGTGAACGATTGatcggtgatg ccGCCAAGAACCAGTCTGCCATGAACCCCCGAAACACCGTCTTCGACGCTAAGCGATTGATTGGTCGACGATtcgatgatgctgatgttaAGAAGgacatcaag CACTGGCCTTTCGCCGTCATTGACAAGGACGGTTCTCCTTTCGTCGAAGTTGACTACCtcaacgaaagaaagagcTTCTCCCCCCAAGAAATCTCCGCCATGGTCCTCAccaagatgaaggaaatTGCTGAAGCCAAGCTCGGTAAGACCGTCACCAAGGCCGTTGTTAC CGTCCCTGCCTACTTCAACGACTCTCAACGTCTCGCCACCAAAGATGCCGGTACCATCGCTGGTCTCGAAGTTCTCCGAATCATCAACGAACCTACCGCTGCCGCTATCGCTTACGGTCTTGACGAGAAGACCAAGGAGGAGCGAAAcgtcctcatcttcgattTGGGAGGTGGTACTTTCGATgtctcccttctttccatcaCCGGTAAGGTCTTCTCCGTGAAGGCCACCGCTGGTGACACCCACTTGGGTGGTGAAGATTTCGACAACACCCTTCTCGAACACTTCAAGGCTGAGTTCAAGAGAAAGACCAAGCTCGATATCTCCGATGACCCTCGAGCCATCCGACGATTGAGATCCGCTTGTGAACGAGCTAAGCGAACTCTCTCTTCCGTCACCCAAACCACCGTCGAAGTCGACTCCCTCTTCCAAGGTGAGGACTTCTCCGCCAACATCACCCGAGCCAGATTCGAGGAGATCAACGCCGCCGCCTTCAAATCCACCATCGAACCCGTTGAGAAGGTACTCCGAGACTCCAAGATCCCTGCCGCCAAGGTTGACGACATCGTCCTTGTCGGTGGTTCCACCCGAATTCCTAAAATCCAATCTCTCGTCTCTGACCTCTTCGACGGTCGACAACTCAACAAATCCATCAACCCTGATGAAGCTGTTGCCTACGGTGCCGCCGTCCAAGCCGCCGTCCTTACCGGTCAAACCTCTGACAAAACCGCCGATCTCTTGTTACTCGATGTTGCTCCTCTCTCTTTGGGTGTTGCTATGCAAGGTGACATCTTCGGTGTTGTGCTCCCCCGAAACACCCCTATCCCCTCCAACAAATCCCGAGTCTTCACCACCGTTGAGGACAACCAGACCACCGTCATGTTCCCTGTTTACGAAGGTGAACGAACTCAATGTAAAGATAACAGACTTCTCGGTGAATTCGAACTTTCCGGTATCCCACCTATGCCAAGAGGTCAAGCCGAGTTGGTCTGTACCTTTGAAGTTGATGCCAACGGTCTCTTGAAAGTATCTGCTCAAGACAGAGCTTCCGGCCGAAAAGCTCAAATTACCATCCAGAACTCTGTCGGTCGACTCTCTTCCGAGGAGATCCAAGCTATGATCAAGGATGCTGAGCAATTCAAGAACGCCGACAAAGACTTCTCTGCTCGACACGAAGCTAAATCCGACCTCGAAGCTTACCTCCACACCTGTGAACAATCCATCTCCGCTCCTGAGCTCGCTGCCAAGATCAAGCGAGGAGCCAGAGGTGCCGTCGAGGCTGAGATCGCCAAGGCTCTCGAAGTTCTCGAACAAGAAGATGCTACTGCCGATCAACTCAAGAAAGCTCAACTCGGTGTTAAGAGAGCTATGCAAAAAGCTATGGCCTCCGCTCGATAA